In one window of Juglans regia cultivar Chandler chromosome 3, Walnut 2.0, whole genome shotgun sequence DNA:
- the LOC109021599 gene encoding protein CANDIDATE G-PROTEIN COUPLED RECEPTOR 7-like: MTKTSSFFAFSVFFFLLLFSPSSGEIKTLTITSDTRPMILFEKFGFTHTGHVSIAVSSVSVSSSLSPPDPSRLGFFLLSDESLLQVLLEIRQNPQLCVLDSQYTYKLFTFRDLSPPPASSFNHSYPVSSPNEYSLFFANCAPESTVSMDVRTELYNLDLNSRDYLSAGLTHLPTLFFLFSLAYFAFLAFWIYLCYTNKRSVHRIHLLMAGLLLMKALNLICAAEDEHYVKVTGTPHGWDVLFYIFQFIRVVLLFTVIVLIGTGWSFLKPFLQEKEKKVLMIVIPLQVLANIASVVIGETGPFIKDWVTWNQVFLLVDIICCCAIIFPIVWSIRSLRETSKTDGKAARNLAKLTLFRQFYMVVIGYLYFTRIVVFALRTIAAYKYQWVSNAAEEIASLAFYLVIFYMFRPVEKNEYFVLDEEEEEAAELALRDEEFEL; encoded by the coding sequence ATGACGAAAACGTCCTCCTTCTTCGCCTTCtccgtcttcttcttcctcctcctcttttcGCCCTCCTCCGGCGAGATCAAAACCCTAACCATAACCTCCGACACCCGCCCCATGATCCTCTTCGAGAAATTCGGCTTCACCCATACCGGTCATGTCTCAATCGCCGTCTCCTCCGTATCCgtctcctcctctctctcccctcccgACCCTTCTCGCCTCGGTTTCTTCCTCCTCTCCGACGAGTCCCTTCTCCAGGTCCTCCTCGAGATCCGCCAGAACCCCCAGCTCTGCGTCCTCGACTCCCAGTACACTTACAAACTCTTCACCTTCCGAGACCTCTCCCCCCCTCCCGCATCTTCCTTCAACCATTCCTACCCTGTCTCCTCCCCCAACGAGTACTCCCTCTTCTTCGCCAATTGCGCACCGGAGTCCACCGTCTCCATGGACGTGCGCACCGAGCTCTACAACCTCGACCTTAACTCCCGGGACTACCTCTCAGCAGGTCTCACCCACCTCCCCaccctcttcttcctcttctccctcGCCTATTTCGCCTTCTTAGCCTTCTGGATCTACCTCTGCTACACCAACAAGCGCTCCGTCCACCGGATCCATCTCCTCATGGCAGGGTTGCTGCTCATGAAGGCTCTCAATCTGATCTGCGCCGCCGAGGACGAGCATTACGTGAAGGTCACGGGCACGCCGCACGGCTGGGACGTGTTGTTCTATATCTTCCAGTTCATCAGGGTGGTCCTGCTCTTCACCGTCATCGTTTTGATCGGGACTGGTTGGTCCTTCTTGAAGCCCTTCTTgcaggagaaggagaagaaagtgtTGATGATTGTGATCCCGCTTCAGGTCCTGGCAAACATTGCGTCGGTCGTCATTGGCGAGACCGGGCCGTTTATTAAGGATTGGGTGACCTGGAACCAGGTTTTCTTGCTGGTGGACATTATTTGCTGCTGCGCAATCATATTCCCGATCGTGTGGTCGATTCGGTCGCTGAGGGAGACCTCGAAGACCGACGGGAAGGCCGCGAGGAACTTGGCCAAGTTGACTCTTTTTAGGCAGTTTTACATGGTTGTGATCGGGTACTTGTATTTCACGCGGATCGTCGTGTTTGCGCTCAGGACGATTGCGGCGTATAAGTATCAGTGGGTGAGTAATGCGGCCGAGGAGATTGCTAGCCTCGCGTTCTATTTGGTGATCTTCTATATGTTTAGGCCTGTGGAGAAGAATGAGTACTTTGTTCTCGacgaggaggaagaagaggctGCCGAGTTAGCTCTTAGGGATGAAGAGTTCGAGCTCTGA